A genomic window from Streptomyces sp. MST-110588 includes:
- a CDS encoding PP2C family protein-serine/threonine phosphatase yields MSPFGRRLACWLPALLLTAGLIFDMATPAQYTAAPFFSAAPLVAAPLYSLRVTAVTAAVAVAAELWVATYHGDRDTNQSLTELVTVLVVAALALGINRVVRMSDARLASVRDVAEAAQRAVLPTPAQRIGGLAVAARYVAAQADARIGGDLYAVQDTPHGVRLIVGDVRGKGLEAVEAAVIVIGAFREAAEQEASLEAVAGRLERALQREGSRREGLDQFEGFTTAVLAEIPPDEHAPLRVLNRGHPPPVLFSPDGALRELVPRVPALPLGMSEVAGWPDRADETSFPAGSILLLFTDGVTEARNVRNEFYEPVLRLRGRHFPGPDALLDALVADVAEHTGGDTADDMALLAVRRPVGG; encoded by the coding sequence ATGTCGCCGTTCGGCCGCCGGCTGGCCTGCTGGCTGCCCGCGCTGCTCCTGACCGCCGGCCTGATCTTCGACATGGCCACGCCCGCCCAGTACACGGCCGCCCCCTTCTTCTCCGCCGCGCCCCTCGTGGCGGCCCCGCTCTACTCGCTGCGGGTCACCGCCGTCACGGCCGCCGTCGCCGTCGCCGCCGAGCTGTGGGTCGCCACCTACCACGGGGACCGCGACACCAATCAGTCCTTGACCGAACTCGTCACCGTCCTGGTCGTCGCTGCCCTGGCGCTCGGCATCAACCGGGTCGTCCGTATGAGCGACGCCCGGCTGGCCTCCGTACGGGATGTCGCCGAGGCCGCCCAGCGGGCCGTACTTCCCACGCCCGCGCAGCGCATCGGCGGGCTGGCGGTCGCGGCGCGCTATGTGGCGGCGCAAGCGGACGCCCGGATCGGCGGTGATCTGTACGCGGTCCAGGACACCCCGCACGGCGTACGGCTGATCGTCGGCGACGTACGGGGGAAGGGGCTGGAGGCGGTGGAGGCCGCCGTGATCGTCATCGGGGCCTTCAGGGAGGCCGCGGAGCAGGAGGCGAGTCTGGAGGCGGTGGCGGGGCGGCTGGAGCGGGCGCTCCAGCGGGAGGGCAGCCGGCGCGAGGGTCTCGATCAGTTCGAGGGCTTCACCACGGCCGTACTGGCGGAGATCCCCCCGGACGAACACGCTCCGCTGCGCGTCCTGAACCGCGGCCATCCGCCGCCGGTGCTCTTCTCCCCGGACGGCGCGCTGCGCGAGCTGGTCCCGAGGGTGCCGGCGCTGCCGCTGGGCATGAGCGAGGTGGCCGGGTGGCCGGACCGGGCGGATGAGACGTCCTTCCCGGCGGGGTCGATCCTGCTGCTGTTCACGGACGGGGTGACCGAGGCGCGCAACGTACGGAACGAGTTCTACGAGCCGGTGCTGCGGCTGCGCGGCCGGCACTTTCCCGGCCCGGACGCGCTGCTGGACGCGCTGGTCGCGGACGTGGCGGAGCACACGGGCGGGGATACGGCGGATGACATGGCGCTGCTGGCGGTGCGGCGGCCGGTGGGCGGGTGA
- a CDS encoding helix-turn-helix transcriptional regulator yields the protein MLTLRGMSQKELADLTGVTGAAVNGWVNGRSEPRYEKIAAIADALGVSVDDAVNRRVPASRRDELRWIFRAAPEDGGREGGNAANFAFAASLDVLAREATQNSLDERLSEDSPVVARYVLHELTGTHLRDFMEALGWDAIEKHILAAADPRQKVGRVLRDGLQELERTQRLVLLRVDDYNATGLTGPEYEDGRFARVVRRTLDSGKSGTQGGSYGLGKAALWAASRFGLVLVNSTLSEPQDGRTERRMAGRLELPWHQLDGRDYAGPGWFGVADPKRQNTAQSWWGDQESAERLHLKRVDAMPGTSFLVVGAYDGSGETEDVEDMYERLVKSLSRNFWASMVGGRDESPKLQVSVAAFRNGASVKAEKVIDPHEQEPSRSRAVQAFLDGETVEELTERHQVLQASVPLELRRRKDDVETGNPGTHEAVLLLTPAGDEDENPDQIAYMRATRMVVKYKRVGDLPLGHRPFQAVLLAGAATRRHTREAEAAEQMLRTAEPPDHNDWEGTEDLTATYERGARQKILEFKKAAEQKVRELLRAREDDESPEEGPEALRELLRLDPPRVARLQGFPTVKAIEGTVDGTGAWSVTVTVKLPKRDEPWVLTPVPKFVTRSSAPLSVEWCEMEPLENCELTPHGNLVFRDGAVQGKFRGTTEVSSHPVEATMAQVMVEIRRSKEESA from the coding sequence ATGCTGACGCTGAGGGGTATGAGTCAGAAGGAGCTCGCGGATCTGACCGGGGTCACGGGGGCGGCCGTGAACGGTTGGGTGAACGGCCGTTCGGAACCTCGCTATGAGAAGATCGCGGCCATCGCAGATGCCCTGGGCGTCTCCGTGGACGACGCGGTGAACCGCAGGGTGCCTGCGTCTCGACGGGACGAGCTGAGGTGGATCTTCCGTGCCGCGCCGGAGGACGGTGGTCGAGAAGGCGGCAACGCGGCCAACTTCGCCTTCGCGGCGAGCCTCGACGTGCTTGCGCGGGAGGCCACGCAGAACAGCCTTGACGAGCGTTTGTCCGAAGACTCGCCGGTCGTCGCTCGGTACGTGCTGCACGAACTCACGGGTACCCATCTGCGTGACTTCATGGAGGCTTTGGGTTGGGACGCCATCGAAAAGCACATTCTGGCCGCCGCCGACCCCCGGCAGAAGGTAGGTCGGGTACTGCGGGACGGCCTCCAAGAGCTGGAACGCACGCAGCGCCTCGTCCTACTGCGGGTGGACGACTACAACGCGACCGGGTTGACCGGCCCGGAGTACGAGGACGGACGCTTCGCCCGGGTGGTGCGGCGCACGTTGGACAGCGGTAAGTCGGGTACGCAGGGCGGGTCGTACGGGCTCGGCAAGGCTGCACTCTGGGCCGCCAGCCGCTTCGGCCTGGTCCTGGTGAACAGCACGCTCTCGGAACCTCAGGACGGGCGTACGGAGCGCCGTATGGCCGGCCGGCTGGAGCTTCCGTGGCACCAGCTCGACGGAAGAGACTACGCGGGGCCCGGTTGGTTCGGCGTGGCCGATCCCAAGCGGCAGAACACCGCTCAGTCGTGGTGGGGTGACCAGGAGTCGGCCGAACGCCTCCACTTGAAACGTGTCGATGCGATGCCGGGTACATCATTCCTGGTGGTGGGGGCGTACGACGGGTCCGGGGAGACCGAGGACGTCGAGGACATGTACGAGCGCCTGGTGAAAAGCCTTTCACGCAATTTCTGGGCATCGATGGTCGGTGGCAGGGACGAGAGCCCGAAGCTGCAGGTGTCGGTGGCGGCTTTCCGGAACGGAGCGTCGGTGAAGGCCGAAAAGGTCATTGATCCGCACGAACAGGAACCTTCCCGTTCCCGAGCTGTCCAGGCGTTTCTCGACGGTGAGACGGTGGAGGAACTGACCGAGCGTCACCAGGTGTTGCAGGCGTCCGTGCCGCTCGAACTGCGGCGGCGGAAAGACGACGTGGAGACGGGGAACCCGGGCACGCACGAGGCAGTTCTTCTTCTCACTCCCGCCGGTGACGAGGACGAGAACCCGGATCAAATCGCATACATGCGAGCGACGCGGATGGTGGTGAAGTACAAGCGCGTCGGTGATCTTCCACTCGGACACCGCCCGTTCCAGGCGGTGCTCCTCGCCGGCGCGGCAACCCGCCGTCACACGCGGGAGGCAGAGGCGGCCGAGCAGATGTTGCGCACCGCGGAACCTCCGGACCACAACGACTGGGAGGGGACCGAGGACCTGACGGCCACGTATGAACGTGGAGCCCGACAAAAGATCCTCGAATTCAAGAAGGCGGCAGAGCAGAAGGTCCGCGAGCTGCTGCGCGCACGGGAGGATGACGAGTCCCCGGAGGAGGGCCCGGAAGCACTGCGGGAATTGCTGCGCCTGGACCCACCAAGAGTTGCCCGTCTCCAAGGGTTCCCGACGGTGAAGGCCATCGAGGGAACGGTGGACGGAACGGGAGCCTGGAGCGTGACCGTCACGGTGAAGTTGCCCAAGCGGGACGAGCCGTGGGTGCTCACACCGGTGCCCAAATTCGTCACGCGCTCGTCGGCACCGCTGAGTGTCGAATGGTGCGAGATGGAACCGTTGGAGAACTGCGAATTGACGCCGCACGGAAATCTCGTGTTCCGTGACGGAGCCGTACAAGGCAAGTTCCGTGGCACGACGGAGGTGTCGAGCCACCCGGTGGAGGCGACGATGGCGCAGGTCATGGTCGAGATACGGCGCTCGAAGGAGGAGTCGGCATGA
- a CDS encoding very short patch repair endonuclease, which translates to MTHTPMSPSSPEVSDRMSRQPRKDTKPELVLRRLLHRAGLRYRLQRRVPGMSRRTIDIAFPGPQVAVFLDGCFWHGCPEHATSPKANARWWREKLDGNMARDIETTAHLQAAGWTVLRCWEHEPPETVARQVAEVVRAHKGNHDQPMGGPESSASE; encoded by the coding sequence ATGACGCATACCCCCATGTCGCCGTCCTCTCCCGAGGTGTCCGACCGCATGAGTCGTCAGCCCAGGAAGGACACCAAGCCGGAACTTGTCCTTCGACGTCTGCTGCACAGGGCCGGGCTCAGGTATCGGTTGCAACGCCGGGTGCCCGGTATGTCCCGCCGTACGATCGATATCGCCTTTCCGGGGCCGCAGGTCGCCGTCTTCCTTGACGGCTGTTTCTGGCACGGCTGCCCCGAGCACGCCACGAGTCCCAAGGCCAATGCCCGGTGGTGGCGCGAAAAACTCGACGGCAACATGGCTCGCGACATCGAGACGACGGCCCACCTTCAGGCTGCCGGTTGGACCGTTCTGCGCTGCTGGGAGCACGAGCCGCCCGAGACGGTGGCCAGACAGGTCGCGGAGGTCGTGCGCGCGCACAAGGGGAATCACGATCAGCCGATGGGCGGTCCTGAATCATCGGCTTCCGAGTGA
- a CDS encoding M23 family metallopeptidase produces the protein MASNRPVSEAPSAYDTGEYGAGSAGPAALPGLGVGVGVGMIVGTGVGAGSEAGAGVGTEGPADGSWEEPASAEEAVFSASPDSSASSTSLRGKHRVAQRRGGLTRGGTVLGAGVIAAVGASGVAAAGGRPPAPISQPDADEASISGISGATVSSGALADGTASPDAQAVGMSSAGPSAAATGALSPHDAGETLLTRILQQVDQPEQQQTRQEAAPAPGTVTPEAVPEAAPGEPVAEEPVVGEEPAAEQPTATSAAAEPTAVEPPAVEPATGKPTAAEPATPEPATPEPKQAKAAHRSTPRAVNITDCAAPLFSYTLTTGFGQAGDRWAAHHTGQDLTAPAGTPVKAIRSGTITESGWSGAYGYRIVLTLDDGTELWFCHLSSMVRSSGRVATGEVIGRVGATGNTATPHLHLEVRPGGDAPVDPLPWLRDHGAVI, from the coding sequence GTGGCGTCCAACAGGCCCGTCTCCGAGGCTCCGTCCGCGTACGACACCGGTGAGTACGGCGCGGGTTCGGCCGGTCCCGCCGCCCTTCCTGGTCTCGGCGTCGGTGTTGGTGTCGGCATGATCGTGGGCACAGGCGTAGGGGCAGGGTCAGAGGCAGGCGCGGGTGTAGGCACCGAGGGCCCCGCCGACGGCTCCTGGGAAGAGCCGGCCTCCGCCGAGGAGGCTGTTTTTTCCGCTTCTCCTGACTCTTCCGCTTCTTCCACTTCTCTGCGCGGCAAGCACCGCGTCGCACAGCGGCGCGGCGGGCTCACCCGCGGCGGTACGGTCCTGGGCGCCGGCGTCATCGCGGCGGTCGGCGCGAGCGGTGTGGCCGCGGCCGGGGGACGGCCGCCGGCCCCGATCTCCCAGCCCGATGCCGACGAGGCATCCATATCCGGCATATCTGGCGCGACTGTCTCTTCAGGTGCGCTTGCAGACGGCACGGCCTCGCCGGACGCGCAGGCCGTGGGCATGTCGAGTGCGGGCCCGTCGGCCGCGGCGACCGGCGCCCTTTCCCCGCACGACGCGGGCGAAACCCTGCTCACCCGCATCCTCCAGCAGGTCGATCAGCCGGAGCAGCAGCAGACGCGGCAGGAAGCGGCCCCGGCGCCGGGGACCGTCACCCCTGAGGCCGTACCGGAAGCCGCGCCCGGGGAGCCGGTGGCCGAGGAGCCGGTGGTCGGCGAAGAACCGGCCGCCGAGCAGCCCACGGCAACATCAGCCGCCGCCGAACCGACCGCCGTCGAACCACCTGCCGTCGAACCGGCCACCGGCAAACCCACCGCCGCCGAACCGGCCACCCCCGAACCGGCCACCCCCGAACCCAAGCAGGCGAAAGCCGCGCACCGCTCCACCCCCCGCGCCGTCAACATCACCGACTGCGCCGCGCCGCTCTTCTCCTACACCCTCACCACGGGCTTCGGGCAGGCCGGTGACAGGTGGGCCGCCCACCACACCGGCCAGGACCTCACCGCCCCGGCCGGCACCCCCGTCAAGGCGATCCGCTCCGGCACCATCACGGAATCGGGCTGGTCGGGAGCGTACGGCTACCGCATCGTCCTGACCCTCGACGACGGGACGGAACTGTGGTTCTGCCACCTCTCCTCAATGGTGAGGTCCTCGGGACGGGTCGCCACCGGCGAGGTGATAGGCCGCGTCGGAGCCACCGGCAACACCGCCACACCGCATCTGCACCTGGAGGTACGGCCGGGCGGTGACGCGCCGGTCGACCCGCTCCCGTGGCTGCGCGACCACGGTGCTGTCATCTGA
- a CDS encoding MFS transporter, whose protein sequence is MVVIGLGTVWILDGLEVTVVGNIAGRLSEHGSGLPITSAQVTGIAAALYVAGACLGALFFGRMTDRFGRKKLFLVTLAVYLTATALTAISFSSWWFFLFRFLTGFGIGGEYAAINSAIDELIPSQYRGRVDLVINGSFWLGAIGGSLLSILMLDTDIFAANVGWRLTFALGVVLGLVILLVRRHVPESPRWLFIHGRGEEAEELVSSIEERVTSEKGQELPPAEGEITIHPRRSIGFLDIARTVFSTYRRRAILGLALFIGQAFLYNAITFGFGAILTTFFDVPTSGTGYYFAVMAAGNFLGPLVLGKLFDTVGRRVMISSTYLLSGLLLFGTAWLFAGGHLSATTLTACWCVVLFFASTGASSAYLTVSEVFPMETRAMAIAFFYAVGTAAGGISGPLLFAELTKSGVVADTTLAFCIGATLMCLAGLTAAFLAVRAERRSLESIATPLSTTPAP, encoded by the coding sequence ATGGTGGTGATCGGCCTCGGCACCGTCTGGATCCTCGACGGCCTGGAGGTCACGGTCGTCGGCAACATCGCCGGCCGCCTCTCCGAGCACGGCAGCGGCCTGCCCATCACCTCCGCCCAGGTCACCGGCATCGCCGCGGCGCTCTATGTCGCCGGCGCCTGCCTCGGAGCCCTGTTCTTCGGCCGGATGACCGACCGCTTCGGTCGGAAGAAGCTCTTCCTGGTCACCCTCGCGGTCTACCTCACCGCGACCGCCCTGACCGCCATCTCCTTCTCCTCCTGGTGGTTCTTCCTCTTCCGCTTCCTGACGGGCTTCGGCATCGGCGGGGAGTACGCGGCCATCAACTCGGCCATCGACGAGCTGATCCCCTCCCAGTACCGCGGCCGGGTCGACCTCGTCATCAACGGCAGCTTCTGGCTCGGCGCGATCGGTGGCTCGCTGCTGTCCATCCTGATGCTGGACACCGACATCTTCGCCGCGAACGTCGGCTGGCGGCTGACCTTCGCCCTCGGCGTCGTCCTCGGGCTGGTCATCCTCCTCGTACGCCGTCATGTCCCCGAAAGCCCACGCTGGCTCTTCATCCACGGCCGCGGCGAGGAGGCCGAAGAACTCGTCTCCTCGATCGAGGAGCGCGTCACTTCGGAAAAGGGACAGGAACTCCCGCCCGCTGAGGGCGAGATCACCATCCACCCGCGCCGGAGCATCGGCTTCCTGGACATCGCCCGTACCGTCTTCTCCACCTACCGCCGACGCGCCATCCTGGGACTCGCCCTCTTCATAGGGCAGGCATTCCTCTACAACGCGATCACCTTCGGCTTCGGCGCCATCCTCACCACGTTCTTCGACGTCCCGACGTCCGGCACCGGCTACTACTTCGCCGTCATGGCCGCCGGGAACTTCCTCGGCCCGCTCGTCCTGGGCAAACTCTTCGACACGGTAGGCCGCCGCGTCATGATCTCCAGCACCTATCTCCTCTCCGGCCTCCTCCTCTTCGGCACCGCCTGGCTGTTCGCCGGCGGCCACCTCTCCGCCACGACCCTGACCGCCTGCTGGTGCGTCGTCCTCTTCTTCGCCTCGACCGGCGCGAGCAGCGCGTACCTGACCGTCTCCGAGGTCTTCCCGATGGAGACGCGCGCGATGGCGATCGCCTTCTTCTACGCGGTCGGTACGGCGGCGGGCGGTATCAGCGGCCCGCTCCTGTTCGCCGAACTCACCAAGTCCGGCGTCGTCGCCGACACCACCCTGGCCTTCTGCATCGGTGCCACGCTGATGTGCCTGGCCGGCCTGACCGCCGCTTTCCTGGCCGTACGGGCCGAGCGCCGCTCCCTGGAATCCATCGCCACCCCCTTGTCCACCACCCCCGCACCCTGA
- a CDS encoding aldo/keto reductase: MTMSPTQKTLGSLSVSSLCLGGNVFGWTADEAESFAVLDAYVAGGGNFIDTADAYSAWAPGNKGGESETVIGNWLAARGNRSDVVIATKVGAHPDLKGLSPDTIKRAVDGSLTRLRTDYIDLYYTHYDDESLPVEEFLGALDELVRAGKVREIAASNISPQRLEEALTFSTRENMARYVAVQPHYNLVSRETYEGELADVVARHGLSAIPYYALASGFLTGKYRPGTTIDSARSTKAGAYLSTPRGRKILTALDEVAAAHHTEIPTVALAWLLTRPTVAAPIASARTVSQLPALLAAPNLHLTPEELTLLTNASA; encoded by the coding sequence ATGACCATGAGTCCGACGCAGAAGACCCTCGGTTCCCTGTCCGTCTCCTCTCTCTGCCTGGGCGGCAACGTCTTCGGGTGGACCGCCGACGAAGCGGAGTCCTTCGCCGTCCTGGACGCGTACGTGGCCGGCGGCGGCAACTTCATCGACACCGCCGACGCCTACTCGGCCTGGGCGCCCGGCAACAAGGGAGGCGAGTCCGAGACCGTCATCGGCAACTGGCTCGCCGCGCGCGGCAACCGCTCCGACGTCGTCATCGCCACGAAGGTCGGCGCGCACCCGGACCTCAAGGGCCTGTCCCCCGACACGATCAAGCGCGCGGTCGACGGTTCCCTGACCCGCCTGCGCACGGACTACATCGACCTCTACTACACCCACTACGACGACGAATCGCTCCCGGTCGAGGAGTTCCTCGGAGCCCTCGACGAACTGGTCCGGGCCGGCAAGGTCCGCGAAATCGCCGCCTCCAACATCTCACCGCAGCGCCTGGAAGAAGCCCTCACCTTCTCCACCCGCGAGAACATGGCCCGCTATGTGGCCGTCCAGCCCCACTACAACTTGGTTTCCCGTGAAACATACGAGGGTGAACTGGCCGACGTCGTAGCCCGCCACGGCCTGTCGGCGATCCCGTACTACGCGCTCGCCTCAGGCTTCCTGACCGGCAAATACCGCCCTGGCACCACCATCGACAGCGCCCGCTCCACCAAGGCCGGCGCATACCTGTCCACTCCGCGAGGCCGCAAGATCCTCACCGCCCTCGACGAGGTGGCCGCCGCCCACCACACCGAGATCCCCACCGTAGCCCTGGCCTGGCTCCTCACCCGCCCCACCGTCGCCGCCCCCATCGCCAGCGCCCGCACGGTCTCCCAACTCCCCGCCCTCCTGGCCGCCCCCAACCTCCACCTCACCCCGGAAGAACTCACCCTCCTCACCAACGCTTCCGCCTAA
- a CDS encoding DUF2332 domain-containing protein, with product MLVNSEQAVADRYRTFSWQQARGQSDAYEELTARISQDADFCDHLSRSLPAGNKQQPNLLLAAVRYLDGPYAEQGPRGDAAYRGWREWTLRHWDEVRDVVMRRSTQTNEPARCATLLPLLLRLPQPLALIEVGASAGLCLYPDRYRYRYDDRTEFGAPDSAAVFPCRTNPGTPVPDRLPDIAWRAGVDLNPLDPADPEDIRWLQALIWPAATDERARRQLAAVEAVRTAPRAKVVRGDLVDELPALAAQAPPEATLVVFHTAVLTYLPLERRERFAEVVRNVLAGRARPGHWVSNEHHSVLPWIPTPATHRAERQAGPQTGHRAGHQAGSQTSHRAGPRAAPRPRPDGEHLLTLALDERPVALTGQHGQSVHWL from the coding sequence ATGCTCGTCAACAGCGAACAGGCAGTGGCGGACCGGTACCGGACGTTCTCCTGGCAGCAGGCGCGGGGGCAGTCCGATGCGTATGAGGAACTGACGGCGCGGATCAGCCAGGACGCGGACTTCTGCGATCACCTCTCCCGCTCCCTGCCCGCCGGCAACAAGCAGCAGCCCAATCTCCTCCTCGCCGCCGTGCGCTACCTCGACGGTCCGTACGCCGAGCAGGGCCCGCGCGGCGACGCGGCCTACCGGGGCTGGCGCGAATGGACCCTCCGCCACTGGGACGAGGTCCGCGACGTGGTGATGCGGCGCTCCACCCAGACCAACGAGCCGGCCCGCTGCGCGACCCTCCTCCCGCTCCTCCTCCGGCTGCCGCAGCCGCTGGCGCTGATCGAGGTCGGCGCGTCGGCGGGCCTGTGCCTGTATCCCGACCGCTACCGCTACCGCTACGACGACCGTACGGAGTTCGGCGCGCCGGACAGCGCCGCGGTCTTCCCCTGCCGTACGAATCCGGGCACCCCCGTCCCGGACCGGCTCCCCGACATCGCCTGGCGTGCAGGCGTCGACCTCAACCCCCTCGACCCGGCCGATCCCGAGGACATCCGCTGGCTCCAGGCCCTCATCTGGCCGGCCGCCACCGATGAGCGGGCGCGGCGCCAGTTGGCGGCCGTGGAAGCGGTACGGACCGCGCCGCGGGCCAAAGTCGTCCGCGGTGACCTGGTGGACGAGCTGCCCGCGCTGGCCGCCCAGGCGCCACCCGAGGCGACGCTCGTCGTCTTCCACACCGCCGTACTGACCTACCTCCCGCTCGAACGCCGGGAGCGCTTCGCGGAGGTCGTACGGAACGTCCTGGCGGGGCGGGCACGGCCCGGGCACTGGGTGTCCAACGAGCACCACAGCGTGCTGCCGTGGATCCCCACTCCCGCAACGCATCGCGCGGAGCGCCAAGCAGGGCCTCAAACGGGCCATCGAGCCGGGCATCAAGCAGGGTCTCAAACGAGCCATCGAGCCGGGCCCCGGGCAGCGCCCCGGCCCCGGCCGGACGGCGAGCACCTGCTGACCCTCGCGCTCGACGAACGGCCGGTCGCTCTGACGGGACAGCACGGCCAGAGCGTGCACTGGCTGTAG